A part of Periophthalmus magnuspinnatus isolate fPerMag1 chromosome 19, fPerMag1.2.pri, whole genome shotgun sequence genomic DNA contains:
- the LOC117387717 gene encoding histone H2A produces MSGRGKTGGKARAKAKSRSSRAGLQFPVGRVHRLLRKGNYAERVGAGAPVYLAAVLEYLTAEILELAGNAARDNKKTRIIPRHLQLAVRNDEELNKLLGGVTIAQGGVLPNIQAVLLPKKTEKAK; encoded by the coding sequence ATGAGCGGAAGAGGCAAAACCGGAGGAAAGGCCCGCGCTAAGGCGAAGTCCCGCTCCTCCAGGGCCGGGCTGCAGTTCCCAGTGGGCCGTGTGCACAGGCTGCTCCGCAAAGGCAACTACGCAGAGCGCGTTGGCGCTGGAGCGCCCGTGTACCTGGCCGCCGTGCTGGAGTATCTGACCGCTGAGATCCTGGAGCTGGCGGGAAACGCGGCTCGTGACAATAAGAAGACCCGTATCATCCCCCGCCACCTGCAGCTGGCCGTCCGCAACGACGAGGAGCTCAACAAACTGCTGGGAGGAGTGACCATCGCTCAGGGAGGCGTGCTGCCCAACATCCAGGCCGTGCTGCTGCCCAAGAAGACCGAGAAGGCCAAATAA
- the LOC117387716 gene encoding histone H3, giving the protein MARTKQTARKSTGGKAPRKQLATKAARKSAPATGGVKKPHRYRPGTVALREIRRYQKSTELLIRKLPFQRLVREIAQDFKTDLRFQSSAVMALQEASEAYLVGLFEDTNLCAIHAKRVTIMPKDIQLARRIRGERA; this is encoded by the coding sequence ATGGCCAGAACCAAGCAGACCGCCCGTAAATCCACCGGAGGCAAAGCTCCCAGAAAGCAGCTGGCCACTAAGGCAGCGCGTAAGAGCGCCCCGGCCACCGGAGGAGTCAAGAAGCCTCACCGCTACAGGCCCGGTACCGTGGCTCTGAGGGAGATCCGCCGTTACCAGAAGTCCACCGAGCTGCTCATCCGCAAGCTGCCCTTCCAGCGCCTGGTCAGGGAGATCGCCCAGGACTTCAAGACCGACCTGCGCTTCCAGAGCTCCGCCGTGATGGCTCTGCAGGAGGCCAGTGAGGCTTACCTGGTGGGTCTGTTCGAGGACACCAACCTGTGCGCCATCCACGCCAAGAGGGTGACCATCATGCCCAAAGACATCCAACTGGCCCGGCGCATCCGCGGAGAGAGGGCTTAA